A stretch of the Azorhizobium caulinodans ORS 571 genome encodes the following:
- a CDS encoding DUF1656 domain-containing protein encodes MADLDLHGVFIPRLLVLAVAAYVTLALLRPLLDRADLYRLVWHRALFDVCLYVLVLGGFVALSLQWSQS; translated from the coding sequence ATGGCCGATCTCGATCTGCATGGGGTGTTCATTCCCCGTCTGCTGGTTCTGGCGGTCGCCGCTTACGTGACGCTGGCGCTGCTGCGTCCGCTCCTCGACCGCGCCGACCTCTATCGCCTCGTGTGGCACCGCGCGCTGTTCGACGTGTGCCTCTACGTCCTCGTCCTGGGCGGTTTCGTCGCCCTCTCGCTGCAATGGTCGCAATCATGA
- a CDS encoding efflux RND transporter periplasmic adaptor subunit, whose amino-acid sequence MKRMLATAGRIGVTLTALVLAVLTGHYLWSYYMEEPWTRDAKIRAAVVEVAPDVSGLVSEVLVDDNAAVRKGDPILRIDPQRFQIALEQADAALASRKAALVQAQRDYDRAQQLSEMAVSRQAREQAETTLAQDKAALAQAQSDRDLAALNLERSTLRAPVDGIITNFELRPGKYVSAGSGVAALVDTGSYYVAGYFEETKLPRIAPGDRVKISLMGSDAVLSGRVRSIDAAIEDRERSDGSSLIANVTPTFSWVRLAQRVPVRIALDPVPEGTRLVAGRTATVEVLPGTASGTAQADARGEAPTLTR is encoded by the coding sequence ATGAAACGGATGCTCGCCACCGCCGGGCGCATCGGCGTCACCCTCACCGCCCTCGTTCTGGCGGTGCTCACCGGCCACTATCTGTGGTCCTATTACATGGAGGAGCCCTGGACCCGCGACGCGAAGATCCGCGCCGCCGTCGTGGAGGTGGCCCCCGATGTCTCCGGCCTCGTCTCCGAGGTGCTGGTGGACGACAATGCGGCGGTCCGCAAGGGCGACCCGATCCTGCGCATCGATCCGCAGCGCTTCCAGATCGCGCTGGAACAGGCGGACGCCGCGCTCGCCAGCCGGAAGGCGGCCCTCGTGCAGGCGCAGCGGGACTATGATCGTGCCCAGCAGCTGAGCGAGATGGCGGTCTCCCGCCAGGCCCGCGAGCAGGCGGAGACGACGCTGGCGCAGGACAAGGCCGCGCTGGCGCAGGCCCAGAGCGACCGCGATCTTGCCGCCCTCAATCTGGAGCGCTCCACCCTGCGGGCGCCCGTGGATGGCATCATCACCAATTTCGAACTGCGGCCGGGCAAATACGTCTCGGCCGGATCGGGCGTCGCCGCGCTGGTCGACACCGGCTCCTATTATGTGGCGGGCTATTTCGAAGAAACGAAGCTGCCCCGCATCGCGCCCGGCGACCGCGTGAAGATCTCGCTCATGGGATCGGATGCGGTCCTCTCCGGACGCGTGCGCAGCATCGATGCGGCGATCGAGGACCGTGAGCGCTCCGACGGCTCGAGCCTCATCGCCAATGTGACGCCCACCTTCAGCTGGGTGCGTCTCGCCCAGCGCGTGCCGGTGCGCATCGCGCTCGATCCGGTGCCCGAGGGCACGCGCCTCGTGGCCGGCCGCACGGCGACGGTGGAGGTGTTGCCCGGCACCGCGTCCGGGACGGCGCAGGCGGACGCGCGGGGCGAGGCGCCGACGCTGACGCGCTGA